The following nucleotide sequence is from Streptomyces sp. HUAS CB01.
GCACCCGCGCCTCGGCGGCGTCCAGGTCCTCGACGGTCAGGTCGAGGTGGAACTGCTGCGAGGATCCGGGCGACGGCCACTCGGGAGCGGTGTGCCCCGGGGCGGCCTGGAAGGCGAGGGGCGTGCCCTCGTACCCGGTGAGGGAGATCCAGTCGTCGCCGTCCGGCTCCGCCCGCGCGCCCAGGATCTCGGCATAGAAGGCGGCGAGTGCGCGCGGGTCGGCGCAGTCCAGGACGACGGTACCCAGTGTGGCGATGGCCATGGTGCTTCCTCTCGTACGGACGGATGGTTACCGGTATCCGCTCTGAACCGGTAACCAGTGACCACATGGTCCCGCAGTGCGGGTAACGTCGCAACCATGAACGACAGGGCTCCGGCTCCCGGAGGGCTCGCGCTGATCGAGTCCCTGGTCAACACGTTGAGCGTCGACACGGCCGCCGACAGGCTGGACACCGAGGCCGGGCGCGCGGCCTTCGGTCTCACCGAGGCGGAGGTGCCGGCCGCGAGGGAGCTGCGCGAGGCGCTGCGGGCCGCGTGCCTGGCACACGCCGGCCACTCCTCACCGGGCCGCCGCGCCGCCGACCTGGACCGGATCCTGACCGGAGCGCCGCTGCGCGTCTCCGTGGACGACACGGGCGCCGTGACCCTCCGCCCGACCACCGACCCGGCCTCGCTGCTCTCCCGCGTCGCGGCGGCGATCGCGGAGGCGACGGCCGAAGGGACCTGGCTGCGTCTGAAGGCGTGCGAGGCGGAGGACTGCCTCTGGGCGTACTACGACCGCAGCCCGGCGGGCCGCAGCCGCTGGTGCTCCATGGCGGTCTGCGGCAGCCGCGCGAAGATGCGCGCGTATCGCGCGCGGCGAGGCGGTTAGCGGACCGGCCCGTGCGGGGACCGGGCCGTGCGGCACGCCCCGCGCCATGACGGGCGGGATGTCGGCGTGGGAGCTTCGGGTGGGCGCGACGTGGGGTGGCCCGGCGGACGAGCGACGGGCCGCAGCGTTGCCGCACCCGTCGGCGCCCGGACCGCGCGCGGCGCCGTGGGACATCATCGCGGTCGCGATCATCCGCTTGCCCGGCCCCCGCGCGGGGCACGGCGCCCCGTGACCGGCGGCCGGGCCCGGTGCCCGAGGGCAAGGCGCGAGCACGCTGTGCGGGCGCGTCCCGCTCGGCGGAGTGCCGCAGGTCGCCGACGCCGAACCGGCGGCGGGCTCGACAGCACCGCCATTGAGGCGTCACGGAGGCGGCGCCGCTCCGCTGGCGCGAAGGGCTTCGTCGCCGGACCTGGATCCGGATCGCAGCAGACGAGACGCAGCGCTGCCGCTCCCTTGAGTGCCCGGACCGGCGCGAGACAGCCTGCCCACACGAAGAGCCCGACGGGGGCCAGAGCACAGCACCCCCTGACCGGCGGCAAGGGCTCGGCGCCTCGTGACCAATGGCAGGGGCTCGGTGATCCGTCACCGACGGCAGGGCTCACCGTCCCAACCGACCGCAGGGCTCACCGTCCCAACCGACGGCAGGGCTCGGCGCCCCAACCGACCGCAGGGCTCACCGCCCCGACGACTACGCCCTGGGCGAGCTCGCCGTCGAGTGGAGCGTCGCGTTCGAGGGGGCGCGGCGCGACTGGAGGTCGAGGGCCACGGATTCCGCGTCGCGGAGGGCGCGGACCGCGTTCTGCCAGGTGAGCTGGGCCAGGTCCGGGTGGGACCAGCCGCGGCGAAGGAGCTCCGCGATCAGGTTGGGGTAGCCGGCGACGTCCTCCAGGCCGGCCGGGGTGAACGCGGTGCCGTCGTAGTCGCCGCCGATGCCGATGTGGTCGATCCCGGCCACCTCGCGCATGTGGTCCAGGTGGTCCGCGACCGTGGCCGCGGTCGCCATCGGGCGCGGGTTCGCGGCCTCGTACGCCCGCTGGACCTTCATGCCCGCCTCGGTCGTGTCGAGGGGGTGGAGGCCGTGCTCCCGCATGTTCTCGTCCGCCGCGCGCGTCCAGGCGACCGCCTCCGGCAGGACGAACTTCGGGACGAACGTGGCCATCGCCACGCCGCCGTTCGCGGGGAGCCGCTCCAGCACGTCGTCGGGGATGTTCCGCGGATGGTCGCAGACCGCCCGGGCGGAGGAGTGCGAGAAGATCACCGGGGCGACGGACGTGTCCAGCGCGTCCCGCATCGTCGTCGGCGCGACGTGCGACAGGTCGACGAGCATGCCCGTGCGGTTCATCTCCCGCACGACCTCGTGGCCGAACGGCGACAGTCCGCCGAAGCGCGGCTCGTCGGTCGCCGAGTCCGCCCAGTC
It contains:
- a CDS encoding VOC family protein — protein: MAIATLGTVVLDCADPRALAAFYAEILGARAEPDGDDWISLTGYEGTPLAFQAAPGHTAPEWPSPGSSQQFHLDLTVEDLDAAEARVLALGAKPLDADDRSRGFRVYADPAGHPFCLCAC
- a CDS encoding CGNR zinc finger domain-containing protein produces the protein MNDRAPAPGGLALIESLVNTLSVDTAADRLDTEAGRAAFGLTEAEVPAARELREALRAACLAHAGHSSPGRRAADLDRILTGAPLRVSVDDTGAVTLRPTTDPASLLSRVAAAIAEATAEGTWLRLKACEAEDCLWAYYDRSPAGRSRWCSMAVCGSRAKMRAYRARRGG
- a CDS encoding dipeptidase — encoded protein: MDFLAEARSLLTSFPVVDGHNDLPWALREQVRYDLDRRDIATDQTGSLHTDIPRLRAGGVGAQFWSVYVRSDMAGDEAVSATLEQIDVVDRLLDRYPADLVRALTADDMESARKEGRIASLMGAEGGHSINNSLATLRALHTLGVRYMTLTHNDNNDWADSATDEPRFGGLSPFGHEVVREMNRTGMLVDLSHVAPTTMRDALDTSVAPVIFSHSSARAVCDHPRNIPDDVLERLPANGGVAMATFVPKFVLPEAVAWTRAADENMREHGLHPLDTTEAGMKVQRAYEAANPRPMATAATVADHLDHMREVAGIDHIGIGGDYDGTAFTPAGLEDVAGYPNLIAELLRRGWSHPDLAQLTWQNAVRALRDAESVALDLQSRRAPSNATLHSTASSPRA